Genomic window (Chitinophaga parva):
AGGGCAGCAAACCTATCACTATCCTGGGTAGCGGCAGCATCCTTTCGCTGTGTGCGGAGCATGGGCTGCTGGACCAGTTGGTGGTGATGATAGACCCGGTGGCATTAGGAGAAGGATTTCCCATTTTCAAAGGCGTATCAAAGCCACTGAAGATGGAACTGAAAGAAAGCAGGGTGTTTGACCGGAGTGGTATAGTATTATTGACCTACAAGGTCTTTTGAGCCAGGCTGCGTTGGTAGTATTGCTTTGCTACATACACTACCACGCCCGATGCGGTGGCAACGAGCCCTGCTTCCATGAACTGCACGCCGGTGCTATAAAAGATAGCGATCCAGATGGCAATGGCCAGGATAACGGGCAAGGGGAACAAGGGCATGTGCCATTTGAAAAAATTACGTCCCTTGCGGCGGTGCAGCATTAACAGCCCCACGCCCTGGGCAATGAACTGTACCAGGATGCGCATGGCCAGGATGGCCGTGATCACATCCTTCATCTTGAACAACATGCTGAAGATAAAACCGAGCGCCCCCAGGAACAGCAGGGACACATGCGGGAAGTGTTTGGTAGGATGCACCCGGGCAAAGACTTTGAAGAAGGCGCCATCTTTTGCCGCCGCATAAGGCACGCGGCTGTAACCCAATGTGGCGGAGAACACGGACGCAAAGGCCACCCAAAGGATCAGCACTGTTACAATGATACCGGCCGTGGTGCCCAGCAGGTATTCGGTAAATTCACTCACTACATAATCGCTGGCCTGTATCCTGCCCAGCGGCAATACGGAAGCCACGCTTACATTCATGCAAAAATAAAGCAGTGCAATAATGCCAATGGAAATGAACATGCTGCGTGGAATATTCACTTCCGGTTTTTTGATCTCACTACCCAGGTGGCACACATTGTAATAACCCAGATAACAATAGATCGTCTTTACACTGGCATATCCCAGCGCGCCGGCAAATGCTTTGTTCACCACCAGGTTATCATTCATATGGCGGATGGGCTCCAGGAAGTTGCCATGCGCCACGCCACAGCCAATCACCCAGGCCATGGTGCCCAATACGCCTATCCACATGGCTACGCTGATCTTACCAATGGTTTCTATCTTACGGTAAAGCAGGATCACCACCAGGATCACCACGCTGCCGCTAATGAGGCGCTGCACCAGACCGGCCGTGAAAGGCGTCATTTTAGGCAAGAGGTAAGCGGCATACTGGGAAAAGCCAATGGCAGCAGAGGCCATGACCAGCGGCGCCAGGATGAGGACCTGCCAGGTAAAAAGAAAACTCATCAACTTACCGCCCTTTTCACCAAAACCGGCTTTCAGGAAGTTGTAGCTGCCCCCTGCTTCGGGAAAGGTGGCGCCCAGCTCACTCCAGATCATGGCATCTACAAAACTCAGGAAAGCCCCGGCCAGCCAGGCATACAGGAACCAGGGGCCCTGCATCACGGCTGCTACCCCGTTGAGCACTACAAAGGGCCCGATGCCCACCATCTCCGTAGAATTAATAGCCGTTGCCTGCAGCAGGGTAATGCGCCGCGCTAGTGTGTCCTGACTCATAATTCCGGTAAAAATAAGGCTCTTGGCGGAGAATTAACACTGTTAGGTCTGCCGGGCAGCAGGTGCTGTGCTATCTTTTAGGATATTACCTGCTGCAAGTGGTGTTTGCGAAGGGGTGACACAAAAATATAAATCGTGCTATCGGTTATAAAAATTAGGGGAAGATCATGCGTGATGATCTTCCCCGTTTGTTATAATGTGGATCTGCTACTCACAAATGGCGCTTGCCGCAAATAGCGGTTGTGCTGTAACGCGGTGACCATGAAGCGGGCTATATCGCCTGCCATGACCTGCTGCGCGGTGCAATCACGCAGCTCCACCAGCAGGTTTCCGCTGCCTTCTTCAAAATGAATGAAAGGTACCCGCAGCATTGTCCATGCCAGATTGCTTGCCTGCAACAACTCAAAAGATCGCTGCCGGTCTGCATGTGCGTCGGGGAAGTGCAGGTGCATCCACGCCGTAGCCTGTTGTGCCGCAGGACCTTTATGATCCCCGGGGGCGTCTACATTTACACCTGCCAGCACTATGTAACGGCTGATGGAAGCCTGCTGCATAGCTTCCAGTAAATGCGCCGTGACCTGTAATGCCACCAACGGCTCATCTTTCCGCTGGCCGATGGTACTGAGCACTGCGTTGCATCCCTGTAGTAAGTGCGTTATGCAAAGGAAATCGAGGGCGTCACCGGGTACAATTTCCAGTGCGGGATGGGCGTAATCGAACAGCTCCGGGTGGCGCACTAACGCGCGTACGTGGTAACCGGATGTCAATAAATGATGGAGTAGAAAGCGGCCGGTTCTGCCGGCTCCGCCTAAAAGGGCTATGGTAGTGGGTTGCATGCTTGTAAATATTGAAATAACCAAAACAGCCACCAGGTACTGGCAGCGTTATCACCGGCGGGCACCGGGCGTATTAATATTTACAAATCTCTTTTAATGTGCTGAAAATAGTAATAAAACCGGAAATACAAGCCGCTGCTTTCATCGCAGCGGCTTGCTGCTTATTTGCCAGCGTTATTATTCGGCTTGTAGTCCGCATACCATTTTCCCAGGTCTGTGAGCTGGCCGTTAGCGCTTACCAATGCAGACGACCAAAGCCTTGCGCTGGCAGGATCGCCGGAGAACCAGGCATAGCGCTGCACGTAGGGGGCGGCTTCCAGCTGGGGCAAGAGGCGTTGCATGAAAGAGAGCACCGTGGCGGGTGTGTAGGGATTGTCTGCCATGGATTTGGCATCGTTGGCGCAGGTGGCAAACTCGGTAACCCAGATGGGCAGCTTGTAGGTATTGTACAGGGTTTGCAGCACCTGCATAAAATTCTGGTCATCTGTGCCCACGTACATGTGCACGCAGATGAAATCAACCCGGCGGCCCTGTGCCTTGGCCTTTTGCATAAATTCTGTGAACCAGTTCACTGTAGGCCAGCTACAGGCGGGGCTTCCCAGGGGCAGGTCCAGGCTCTCCAGTTTGGGCCAGAGGGCCAGGGCCTGGTCTGCCGTCATATTCGCCTGGTCCGGCAGGTCGGGCTCGTTGAAGCCGATCACGTATTTCACCTTGCCTTCCGCCTTGCGGGCTTTTACATAGGCAATGTTATCGTCAGTGACATTGCCACTGCCCCAGAACATGCTTACAAATTCCGTGTGGGAAGGCGCCAGTTCAAAGGGCAGCGTGGTGCCCCAGGTATAGAACCAATGGCTTTTGAGGGTGGTTACATTACCGTACCAGGTGCCGTTGGCAGTGTTGGTGCTGAAGTCTGTACCTTTCTTACCCACGGAATCCATGGTGGTGGGTGGTGGTTTGGTACCGCCATTGGATGGGGAATCTTTTTTGCTGCATGCAAAAAGTACAAGGCTGCAAAGCAGCAGGATAGAGCATTTACGCATAGGTTTATTGGATATGGGATATGATCCAAGATAACACCATTCACCGTAAAAACAAAAGAGGGTTGTCTCAAAACTTAGAGACAACCCTCTTTTGTTCGGGAAACCTGGTGGAGCAACTTTCCGTTTAGGCAATTCTCAGGGCCTTCATTTTACTGATGAGATTTTCCCTTCGTATAGCCTTGCGTGTAAATTATTCTTCTGCAGCTTCTTCGTTCACAAAAGTTTCTGCAATTTTTGTCAGCGTGTCGTCCGTGCTTTTTTCATTGTCCAGTGTGCGCTGCAGTAATTGCTGCACATCAGTGCGGCCCAGGTGCTGTGCAAAGGTGCGGAGGGTGCCGTAAGTGCCTATTTCGTAGTGCTCTACTTTTTGTGCGGCCAGGATAAGGCCGGCGTCTCGCACCATGGAGCCGGGTTCCGTGTCCTCCATGATGGTGGTGGCTTCTGCCAGCAGGCCTTCCATGGCTTCGCATTTTTTAGCGCTGGTCTTTTCGCCCAGGGCTTCAAATACCTGCTCCAGGGTGGTCACGTGTGTTTTGGTTTCTTCCGTGTGTTTGCGGAAGGCTTCTTTCAATTGTTTGCTGGTAGCTGCCTTTTCCATTTTGGGCAGGGCTTTTACCAGGT
Coding sequences:
- a CDS encoding YciE/YciF ferroxidase family protein, coding for MATKTASAPRTRNQQADSELHNFLVDELKDIYWAEQHLVKALPKMEKAATSKQLKEAFRKHTEETKTHVTTLEQVFEALGEKTSAKKCEAMEGLLAEATTIMEDTEPGSMVRDAGLILAAQKVEHYEIGTYGTLRTFAQHLGRTDVQQLLQRTLDNEKSTDDTLTKIAETFVNEEAAEE
- a CDS encoding NAD(P)-dependent oxidoreductase, with the translated sequence MQPTTIALLGGAGRTGRFLLHHLLTSGYHVRALVRHPELFDYAHPALEIVPGDALDFLCITHLLQGCNAVLSTIGQRKDEPLVALQVTAHLLEAMQQASISRYIVLAGVNVDAPGDHKGPAAQQATAWMHLHFPDAHADRQRSFELLQASNLAWTMLRVPFIHFEEGSGNLLVELRDCTAQQVMAGDIARFMVTALQHNRYLRQAPFVSSRSTL
- a CDS encoding glycosyl hydrolase; translated protein: MRKCSILLLCSLVLFACSKKDSPSNGGTKPPPTTMDSVGKKGTDFSTNTANGTWYGNVTTLKSHWFYTWGTTLPFELAPSHTEFVSMFWGSGNVTDDNIAYVKARKAEGKVKYVIGFNEPDLPDQANMTADQALALWPKLESLDLPLGSPACSWPTVNWFTEFMQKAKAQGRRVDFICVHMYVGTDDQNFMQVLQTLYNTYKLPIWVTEFATCANDAKSMADNPYTPATVLSFMQRLLPQLEAAPYVQRYAWFSGDPASARLWSSALVSANGQLTDLGKWYADYKPNNNAGK
- a CDS encoding APC family permease; amino-acid sequence: MSQDTLARRITLLQATAINSTEMVGIGPFVVLNGVAAVMQGPWFLYAWLAGAFLSFVDAMIWSELGATFPEAGGSYNFLKAGFGEKGGKLMSFLFTWQVLILAPLVMASAAIGFSQYAAYLLPKMTPFTAGLVQRLISGSVVILVVILLYRKIETIGKISVAMWIGVLGTMAWVIGCGVAHGNFLEPIRHMNDNLVVNKAFAGALGYASVKTIYCYLGYYNVCHLGSEIKKPEVNIPRSMFISIGIIALLYFCMNVSVASVLPLGRIQASDYVVSEFTEYLLGTTAGIIVTVLILWVAFASVFSATLGYSRVPYAAAKDGAFFKVFARVHPTKHFPHVSLLFLGALGFIFSMLFKMKDVITAILAMRILVQFIAQGVGLLMLHRRKGRNFFKWHMPLFPLPVILAIAIWIAIFYSTGVQFMEAGLVATASGVVVYVAKQYYQRSLAQKTL